In Pelmatolapia mariae isolate MD_Pm_ZW linkage group LG13, Pm_UMD_F_2, whole genome shotgun sequence, a genomic segment contains:
- the slc3a1 gene encoding amino acid transporter heavy chain SLC3A1, which produces MSYRKDSDSVELGECTRNPGYKDVDGDGPAARDNISVSDSEEKRDSIGVKRLSDARDEYTQIKPYAGMPKEVLVLYSSKARYRVPREILFWLTVCCTLALVAVTIAVIALSPKCLSWWQASPVYQIYPRSFKDSDGDGVGDLKGIREKLDHFEYLNIKSIWISPFYRSPMKDFGYDVEDFRDIDPLFGTMKDFEDLLAAMHSKGLKLIMDFIPNHTSDLHRWFNLSRTRDPHYEDYYVWTDCKPDGPKPNNWVSIFGNSSWTYDEVRGQCYLHQFLKEQPDLNFRNPDVIKEMIDIIHFWLEKGVDGFRMDAVKHMLEAPHMRDEPQVDPNKPPELVTTEWDLHSDYTTSQVGLHDILREFRAQMDIYSQEPGRYRFMVIESYDYEEVYKTMMYYGTRLEKEGDFPFNFYLLDLPQNTSGVWAKHLVHLWMGNMPKGKWPNWVVGNHDRTRISSSAGQLYVRAINMLLLTLPGTATTYYGEEIGMENINVTASQIQDPAGKYNTSASRDPQRSPLQWNADMNAGFNDKTNLTWLPLHPDYETVNVEAQMKDDGSVLAQYRFLNTLRQSELPLNRGWFCYIHADANVFSYIRELDGLKRAFLIVVNFGKESAVTDLSSVPELPDELKVLMSTNIANDGKVFPKSRIQTEVGEGLVIQYSTNTRFNPNHPEECYISEKACYLETIGILYKC; this is translated from the exons ATGAGTTATAGAAAAGACTCCGACAGCGTGGAGCTCGGGGAGTGCACCAGAAACCCGGGTTATAAGGATGTAGACGGAGACGGGCCAGCAGCGAGGGACAACATCAGCGTCTCCGACAGCGAGGAGAAGCGGGACTCCATCGGCGTGAAGCGGCTCTCAGACGCGCGAGATGAGTACACGCAGATCAAACCGTACGCCGGGATGCCTAAGGAGGTGCTGGTGCTGTACTCCTCTAAGGCCCGGTACCGAGTGCCCCGAGAGATCCTGTTCTGGCTAACGGTGTGCTGCACCCTGGCTCTGGTGGCGGTCACCATCGCGGTGATCGCGCTTTCTCCGAAGTGCCTGAGCTGGTGGCAGGCCTCCCCGGTGTACCAGATTTACCCCCGGTCCTTCAAAGACTCCGACGGGGATGGGGTGGGAGACCTCAAAG GCATCAGGGAGAAGCTGGACCACTTTGAATACCTTAACATCAAGTCAATTTGGATCAGCCCTTTCTACCGTTCTCCCATGAAAGACTTTGGGTATGATGTGGAGGACTTCCGTGATATTGATCCACTCTTTGGAACCATGAAGGACTTTGAGGACCTCCTGGCAGCAATGCACAGCAAAG GTTTGAAGCTGATCATGGATTTCATTCCCAATCATACCAGTGATCTACACCGCTGGTTCAACTTGAGCCGGACTAGAGATCCTCACTATGAAGATTATTACGTCTGGACTGACTGCAAACCAGACGGACCGAAGCCTAATAACTGG GTGAGTATCTTTGGGAACTCATCATGGACATACGATGAAGTTAGAGGGCAATGCTACCTCCACCAGTTTCTCAAGGAGCAACCAGACCTGAACTTCAGAAACCCAGATGTCATCAAAGAGATGATT GATATTATTCATTTCTGGCTGGAGAAGGGAGTGGATGGCTTCAGGATGGATGCAGTGAAGCACATGCTGGAGGCTCCACACATGAGGGATGAACCACAGGTTGATCCAAACAAGCCACCC GAGTTGGTAACTACAGAGTGGGATCTTCACAGTGACTACACCACCAGTCAGGTGGGCTTGCACGACATACTGAGGGAGTTTAGAGCACAGATGGACATCTACAGTCAAGAGCCTGGCAGATACAG ATTCATGGTAATAGAGTCATACGATTATGAAGAGGTGTACAAGACCATGATGTACTATGGCACGAGGCTGGAAAAGGAAGGTGACTTCCCCTTTAACTTTTACCTGCTGGATCTACCCCAAAACACCAGTGGAGTATGGGCTAAGCATCTGGTCCACCTCTGGATGGGCAACATGCCCAAAGGAAAATGGCCCAACTGGGTG GTTGGAAACCATGACAGGACTCGGATTTCTTCCAGTGCTGGTCAACTCTATGTTCGTGCCATCAACATGCTGCTGCTGACCCTTCCAGGCACAGCCACTACCTACTACGGCGAGGAGATCGGCATGGAGAACATTAACGTGACAGCAAGTCAGATACAAGACCCAGCCGGCAAATACAATACA AGTGCCAGTCGAGACCCTCAGCGTTCTCCATTGCAGTGGAATGCTGACATGAACGCAGGTTTTAATGATAAAACAAATCTCACCTGGTTGCCACTACACCCCGATTATGAAACGGTCAACGTGGAG GCCCAGATGAAAGATGATGGTTCTGTTCTGGCTCAGTACCGCTTCCTGAACACCCTGCGTCAATCAGAGCTCCCCCTTAACCGTGGATGGTTCTGCTACATCCACGCTGATGCCAATGTCTTCTCTTACATCAGAGAGCTTGATGGACTTAAGCGAGCTTTCCTCATAGTGGTTAACTTTGGTAAAGAATCAGCTGTCACAGATCTCTCCTCTGTTCCTGAGCTGCCAGACGAGTTGAAGGTGCTGATGAGCACCAACATAGCCAAtgatggcaaagtgtttccaaAGTCTCGCATCCAGACAGAAGTAGGAGAGGGTTTGGTGATTCAGTACTCCACCAACACTCGGTTTAATCCCAACCATCCTGAAGAGTGCTACATCTCTGAGAAGGCTTGCTATTTGGAGACCATAGGCATACTTTATAAATGTTAG
- the ppm1ba gene encoding protein phosphatase 1B isoform X1, with protein MGAFLDKPKTEKYNSHGEGNGLRYGLSSMQGWRVEMEDAHTAVLGLPAPGMTDWSFFAVYDGHAGSKVANYCSKHLLEHIITASLGAGNTQGSQSGSDGSNASVPVPPAVEAVKAGIRTGFLKIDEHMRSFSDLRNGMDRSGSTAVGILLSPDHFFFINCGDSRAVLYRNSQVCFSTLDHKPCNPRERERIQNAGGSVMIQRVNGSLAVSRALGDYDYKCVDGKGPTEQLVSPEPEVFVMVRAPEQDQFVILACDGIWDVMSNEELCEFVKSRLEICDDLEKVCNEVVDTCLHKGSRDNMSVVIVCLPNAPKVSEEAVRKDTELNSYLESRVEEMLSRPGEEGFPDLVTVMRNLSTDSGMPPLPPGGGLASKRSVIEAVYNRLNPYREEDGSGAELEYHW; from the exons ATGGGTGCGTTCCTGGACAAGCCCAAAACAGAGAAGTACAACTCACATGGCGAGGGCAATGGCCTGCGCTATGGGCTAAGCTCCATGCAGGGCTGGCGGGTGGAGATGGAGGATGCTCATACAGCTGTGTTGGGCCTTCCAGCCCCTGGTATGACTGACTGGTCCTTTTTTGCTGTGTACGATGGCCACGCAGGCTCTAAAGTTGCCAATTACTGCTCCAAGCATCTTCTTGAGCACATAATCACCGCTAGCTTAGGGGCCGGAAACACACAAGGCTCTCAGTCTGGATCAGACGGCTCCAACGCTTCAGTACCAGTTCCGCCTGCAGTGGAGGCTGTGAAAGCCGGCATCCGGACAGGCTTCCTGAAAATAGATGAGCACATGCGCAGCTTCTCCGACCTTCGAAATGGCATGGACCGCAGTGGCTCTACGGCAGTGGGaattcttctgtcacctgatcATTTCTTCTTCATTAACTGTGGGGATTCTCGAGCAGTTCTCTACCGCAATTCACAGGTGTGCTTCTCCACACTTGACCACAAGCCTTGCAACCCACGTGAGAGAGAGCGCATCCAGAATGCTGGCGGTTCAGTGATGATTCAAAGGGTTAATGGGTCACTGGCTGTATCAAGGGCCTTGGGGGACTATGATTACAAGTGTGTGGATGGTAAGGGTCCCACAGAGCAGCTGGTTAGTCCTGAACCAGAGGTGTTTGTGATGGTTCGGGCACCGGAACAGGATCAGTTTGTGATTTTGGCGTGTGATGGAATCTGGGACGTTATGTCCAATGAGGAGTTGTGCGAGTTTGTGAAATCGAGGCTTGAGATCTGTGATGATCTGGAGAAAGTCTGCAATGAAGTGGTGGATACCTGTCTGCACAAG GGGAGTCGGGATAACATGAGTGTTGTGATAGTGTGTTTGCCCAATGCTCCCAAAGTATCGGAGGAAGCTGTGAGGAAAGACACTGAGCTCAACAGTTACCTGGAGTCTCGAGTTGAAG AGATGCTGTCTCGGCCAGGGGAGGAGGGGTTTCCGGATCTGGTAACAGTGATGAGAAACCTGTCAACTGACAGCGGCATGCCCCCTCTGCCACCAGGGGGTGGTCTTGCCAGCAA ACGCAGTGTTATTGAAGCAGTATACAACCGTCTGAACCCATACAGGGAGGAGGATGGA AGTGGAGCGGAATTGGAGTACCACTGGTAG
- the ppm1ba gene encoding protein phosphatase 1B isoform X2: protein MGAFLDKPKTEKYNSHGEGNGLRYGLSSMQGWRVEMEDAHTAVLGLPAPGMTDWSFFAVYDGHAGSKVANYCSKHLLEHIITASLGAGNTQGSQSGSDGSNASVPVPPAVEAVKAGIRTGFLKIDEHMRSFSDLRNGMDRSGSTAVGILLSPDHFFFINCGDSRAVLYRNSQVCFSTLDHKPCNPRERERIQNAGGSVMIQRVNGSLAVSRALGDYDYKCVDGKGPTEQLVSPEPEVFVMVRAPEQDQFVILACDGIWDVMSNEELCEFVKSRLEICDDLEKVCNEVVDTCLHKGSRDNMSVVIVCLPNAPKVSEEAVRKDTELNSYLESRVEEMLSRPGEEGFPDLVTVMRNLSTDSGMPPLPPGGGLASKRSVIEAVYNRLNPYREEDGPSCFI, encoded by the exons ATGGGTGCGTTCCTGGACAAGCCCAAAACAGAGAAGTACAACTCACATGGCGAGGGCAATGGCCTGCGCTATGGGCTAAGCTCCATGCAGGGCTGGCGGGTGGAGATGGAGGATGCTCATACAGCTGTGTTGGGCCTTCCAGCCCCTGGTATGACTGACTGGTCCTTTTTTGCTGTGTACGATGGCCACGCAGGCTCTAAAGTTGCCAATTACTGCTCCAAGCATCTTCTTGAGCACATAATCACCGCTAGCTTAGGGGCCGGAAACACACAAGGCTCTCAGTCTGGATCAGACGGCTCCAACGCTTCAGTACCAGTTCCGCCTGCAGTGGAGGCTGTGAAAGCCGGCATCCGGACAGGCTTCCTGAAAATAGATGAGCACATGCGCAGCTTCTCCGACCTTCGAAATGGCATGGACCGCAGTGGCTCTACGGCAGTGGGaattcttctgtcacctgatcATTTCTTCTTCATTAACTGTGGGGATTCTCGAGCAGTTCTCTACCGCAATTCACAGGTGTGCTTCTCCACACTTGACCACAAGCCTTGCAACCCACGTGAGAGAGAGCGCATCCAGAATGCTGGCGGTTCAGTGATGATTCAAAGGGTTAATGGGTCACTGGCTGTATCAAGGGCCTTGGGGGACTATGATTACAAGTGTGTGGATGGTAAGGGTCCCACAGAGCAGCTGGTTAGTCCTGAACCAGAGGTGTTTGTGATGGTTCGGGCACCGGAACAGGATCAGTTTGTGATTTTGGCGTGTGATGGAATCTGGGACGTTATGTCCAATGAGGAGTTGTGCGAGTTTGTGAAATCGAGGCTTGAGATCTGTGATGATCTGGAGAAAGTCTGCAATGAAGTGGTGGATACCTGTCTGCACAAG GGGAGTCGGGATAACATGAGTGTTGTGATAGTGTGTTTGCCCAATGCTCCCAAAGTATCGGAGGAAGCTGTGAGGAAAGACACTGAGCTCAACAGTTACCTGGAGTCTCGAGTTGAAG AGATGCTGTCTCGGCCAGGGGAGGAGGGGTTTCCGGATCTGGTAACAGTGATGAGAAACCTGTCAACTGACAGCGGCATGCCCCCTCTGCCACCAGGGGGTGGTCTTGCCAGCAA ACGCAGTGTTATTGAAGCAGTATACAACCGTCTGAACCCATACAGGGAGGAGGATGGA CCCTCCTGTTTCATTTG A